One window of the Salvia miltiorrhiza cultivar Shanhuang (shh) chromosome 6, IMPLAD_Smil_shh, whole genome shotgun sequence genome contains the following:
- the LOC130989306 gene encoding WD-40 repeat-containing protein MSI2-like, producing the protein MEEVVMVEEEFSVWKKNTPLLYDLVICHSLEWPSLTVQWLPVPPSSDGGDLAAHKLIIGTHTSDDYPNFLMLADAYLPRDPTSAIEVDAENSIVPRVDIVQKIRVDGEVNRSRCMLQNPALIAAKTNIPEVFVFDTAKQLEDANVDSCNPDLRLRGHDKEGYGLSWSSFKEGYLLSGSNDCKICLWDVSAMPQEKVLDAKFTYEGHENVVEDVSWHLKNENLFGSVGDDCKLVIWDLRTNKFQQSVVVHEKEVNYLSFNPFNEWVLATASSDSTVGLFDMRNLGAPLHVLSSHEKEVFQVEWDPNHETILASSADDRRLMVWDLNRIGDEQLEGEAEDGPAELLFSHGGHKAKISDFSWNKNQPWVISSVAEDNTLQVWQMAESIHPDDDFS; encoded by the exons ATGGAAGAGGTGGTGATGGTGGAGGAGGAGTTTTCGGTGTGGAAGAAGAACACGCCCTTGCTGTACGACCTCGTCATCTGCCACTCCCTTGAATGGCCGTCGCTTACCGTCCAGTGGCTTCCGGTACCGCCTTCATCCGACGGCGGCGATCTCGCCGCGCACAAATTGATAATCGGGACGCATACATCCGATGATTACCCCAATTTTCTCATGCTCGCCGACGCGTACCTCCCACGGGACCCCACCTCCGCCATCGAAGTCGACGCCGAGAACTCCATCGTTCCTAGG GTAGATATAGTTCAAAAAATTCGAGTTGATGGAGAAGTGAATAGGTCGCGGTGTATGTTACAAAACCCTGCTTTAATCGCTGCGAAGACCAATATTCCCGAAGTATTCGTGTTTGATACTGCTAAGCAGCTGGAGGATGCTAATGTTGATTCTTGTAATCCAGACTTGAGGCTACGAGGCCACGACAAAGAAGGATATGGTTTGTCGTGGAGCTCGTTTAAAGAAGGATATCTATTGAGTGGTTCGAATGATTGTAAAATTTGTTTGTGGGACGTCTCTGCAATGCCTCAAGAGAAAGTTCTTGATGCAAAGTTTACTTATGAG GGCCATGAGAATGTGGTGGAGGACGTGTCGTGGCATTTAAAGAATGAGAACTTGTTCGGCTCTGTGGGAGATGACTGCAAACTAGTGATTTGGGACTTGCGCACGAACAAGTTCCAGCAGTCGGTTGTTGTACATGAGAAAGAG GTgaattatttatcttttaatCCATTTAATGAGTGGGTTTTAGCTACTGCATCCTCTGATTCTACCGTCGGTCTGTTTGATATGCGGAACTTGGGTGCTCCTCTGCATGTTTTAAGCAGTCATGA AAAAGAGGTATTCCAGGTTGAATGGGATCCTAACCACGAaacgattcttgcatcttctgcTGATGACAGAAGGTTGATGGTTTGGGACCTTAACAG GATTGGAGACGAGCAACTAGAAGGCGAAGCTGAAGATGGCCCCGCCGAGCTCCTCTTCTCCCATGGTGGCCATAAAGCTAAGATTTCAGACTTTTCATGGAACAAGAATCAACCATGGGTCATCTCGAGCGTGGCAGAGGACAACACACTACAGGTTTGGCAAATGGCAGAGAGCATCCATCCCGACGACGATTTTTCGTAG
- the LOC130989308 gene encoding basic leucine zipper 19-like isoform X2: MDDGELDFPNDQMLSCLDITNAQSSCSFDIDEFLSRTQSCNDALGRTEAYTDGLGRTQACTHAHACNPSGPDQSHTHTCIHVHTQIMPSPSEGQDPSDDTAESVDKKSKKRPLGNREAVRKYREKKKARAASLEDEVIRLRALNQQLMKRLQGQALLEAEVARLKCLLVDIRGRIEGEIGSFPYQKPNKSEDVYQNMANPNNPGRYVINPCNMQRNDPLYCIHPGSEAALSGQGLGDCGFDNLQCPGNQNSDPEEFPDCGLGNVNLVSNANASSGSKRKGSRAAMVR, from the exons ATGGATGATGGGGAGCTTGATTTCCCAAATGACCAAATGTTGTCATGCTTGGACATAACTAATGCTCAGAGCAGTTGCTCGTTCGACATAGACGAGTTTCTTAGTCGGACGCAGTCTTGCAATGATGCCCTTGGTCGAACAGAGGCTTACACCGATGGTCTTGGTCGAACACAGGCCTGCACTCATGCTCATGCTTGCAACCCGTCGGGCCCTGATCAATCCCACACGCATACGTGCATTCATGTCCACACGCAAATTATGCCCTCCCCTAGTGAAGGTCAGGACCCCAGCGACGACACCGCTGAATCGGTGGATAAGAAATCTAAAAAGAGGCCGTTGGGCAACCGTGAAGCTGTACGTAAGTACAGGGAGAAGAAGAAAGCTAGGGCTGCATCGTTGGAGGATGAGGTTATCAGGTTGAGGGCTTTGAACCAGCAGCTAATGAAGAGGCTCCAGGGTCAGGCGTTGCTGGAGGCCGAGGTTGCTAGGCTTAAGTGCTTGCTCGTGGACATCAGAGGGAGGATTGAGGGAGAAATTGGATCTTTCCCTTACCAGAAGCCGAACAAGAGTGAGGATGTCTATCAGAACATGGCGAATCCTAATAATCCTGGAAGATACGTGATCAATCCGTGTAATATGCAGCGTAATGATCCGCTTTACTGCATTCATCCTGGATCAGAAGCGGCGTTAAGTGGGCAAGGCCTTGGGGATTGTGGGTTTGACAATCTTCAATGTCCGGGAAATCAAAATTCTGATCCGGAGGAATTCCCTGATTGTGGACTCGGCAATGTTAACCTTGTTTCTAATGCCAATGCTTCCAGTGGAAGTAAAAGAAAAG GCTCGCGTGCTGCAATGGTTAGGTGA
- the LOC130989308 gene encoding basic leucine zipper 19-like isoform X1, with amino-acid sequence MDDGELDFPNDQMLSCLDITNAQSSCSFDIDEFLSRTQSCNDALGRTEAYTDGLGRTQACTHAHACNPSGPDQSHTHTCIHVHTQIMPSPSEGQDPSDDTAESVDKKSKKRPLGNREAVRKYREKKKARAASLEDEVIRLRALNQQLMKRLQGQALLEAEVARLKCLLVDIRGRIEGEIGSFPYQKPNKSEDVYQNMANPNNPGRYVINPCNMQRNDPLYCIHPGSEAALSGQGLGDCGFDNLQCPGNQNSDPEEFPDCGLGNVNLVSNANASSGSKRKAGSRAAMVR; translated from the exons ATGGATGATGGGGAGCTTGATTTCCCAAATGACCAAATGTTGTCATGCTTGGACATAACTAATGCTCAGAGCAGTTGCTCGTTCGACATAGACGAGTTTCTTAGTCGGACGCAGTCTTGCAATGATGCCCTTGGTCGAACAGAGGCTTACACCGATGGTCTTGGTCGAACACAGGCCTGCACTCATGCTCATGCTTGCAACCCGTCGGGCCCTGATCAATCCCACACGCATACGTGCATTCATGTCCACACGCAAATTATGCCCTCCCCTAGTGAAGGTCAGGACCCCAGCGACGACACCGCTGAATCGGTGGATAAGAAATCTAAAAAGAGGCCGTTGGGCAACCGTGAAGCTGTACGTAAGTACAGGGAGAAGAAGAAAGCTAGGGCTGCATCGTTGGAGGATGAGGTTATCAGGTTGAGGGCTTTGAACCAGCAGCTAATGAAGAGGCTCCAGGGTCAGGCGTTGCTGGAGGCCGAGGTTGCTAGGCTTAAGTGCTTGCTCGTGGACATCAGAGGGAGGATTGAGGGAGAAATTGGATCTTTCCCTTACCAGAAGCCGAACAAGAGTGAGGATGTCTATCAGAACATGGCGAATCCTAATAATCCTGGAAGATACGTGATCAATCCGTGTAATATGCAGCGTAATGATCCGCTTTACTGCATTCATCCTGGATCAGAAGCGGCGTTAAGTGGGCAAGGCCTTGGGGATTGTGGGTTTGACAATCTTCAATGTCCGGGAAATCAAAATTCTGATCCGGAGGAATTCCCTGATTGTGGACTCGGCAATGTTAACCTTGTTTCTAATGCCAATGCTTCCAGTGGAAGTAAAAGAAAAG CAGGCTCGCGTGCTGCAATGGTTAGGTGA